One Thiocapsa bogorovii DNA segment encodes these proteins:
- a CDS encoding tautomerase family protein codes for MPYVNIKITREGATAEQKAALIKGVTQLLVDVLGKNPQTTMVVIDEIETDNWGIGGESVTVRRRRD; via the coding sequence ATGCCCTACGTCAACATCAAGATCACCCGCGAGGGTGCGACCGCGGAGCAGAAGGCGGCACTCATCAAGGGCGTCACACAGCTGCTGGTCGACGTGCTCGGAAAGAATCCGCAGACAACGATGGTCGTCATCGACGAGATCGAGACCGACAACTGGGGCATCGGCGGGGAGAGCGTGACGGTGCGTCGCCGCCGAGACTAA
- a CDS encoding Uma2 family endonuclease: MEALKLKTLADLFDASDERVELIDGEIVQRPMARIEHGFVQSNTVAELDSLRRASGPGGWWIASEVSVHYSDHQCPTHDLAGWRKERLPDRPSGVVEIVPDWVCEIVSPGHERKDTLTLFLLLQRQQVSYYWLIWPEERSLVAWQLDGGSYRVIASVAAPGPDERKMRIPPFDAVEIDLGYILGD, encoded by the coding sequence ATGGAAGCACTCAAACTCAAGACCCTGGCCGATCTGTTCGATGCTTCCGACGAGCGTGTCGAGCTGATCGATGGCGAGATCGTCCAGCGCCCGATGGCGCGGATCGAGCACGGCTTCGTGCAAAGCAATACGGTCGCCGAGCTCGACTCGTTACGACGCGCCTCTGGCCCTGGCGGCTGGTGGATCGCCAGCGAGGTCAGCGTCCACTACTCCGACCACCAGTGCCCGACCCACGATCTCGCGGGCTGGCGGAAGGAACGGCTGCCTGATCGCCCGAGCGGGGTCGTCGAGATCGTCCCGGACTGGGTGTGCGAGATCGTTTCGCCTGGACATGAGCGCAAGGACACGCTGACCCTGTTTCTGTTGCTTCAGCGCCAACAGGTGTCCTACTACTGGCTGATCTGGCCCGAGGAACGCTCACTGGTCGCCTGGCAACTCGACGGGGGTAGTTACCGGGTCATCGCCAGCGTCGCCGCGCCCGGCCCCGACGAGCGGAAGATGCGTATCCCGCCGTTCGATGCCGTCGAGATCGACTTGGGTTACATTCTGGGCGATTAA
- the mtnA gene encoding S-methyl-5-thioribose-1-phosphate isomerase, which translates to METTIPTVPTPDDAALWHDGALYLADQRLLPDRAEFLRLMDASAVADAIRAMVVRGAPAIGVAAAYGVALAGRDAYAAAGADWRAAIESDLERLAASRPTAVNLFWAIDRMRRLILSLDERDPFPALVDEALSIHAEDRAANRVIGDLGAALIEAPTDVITHCNAGAIATGGYGTALGVIRSAYAAGKIGSVFADETRPWMQGARLTAWELMHDGIPVTLQADGAAASLMAGRSVGWVIVGSDRIAANGDVANKIGTYGLAILAKHHGIKFMVAAPTSTIDMEIASGDEIPIEERNPDELLSCGERRLAPAGCVARNPVFDVTPADLVDAIVTERGVVLRPTKEKIRALMGGRGL; encoded by the coding sequence ATGGAAACAACGATCCCGACCGTGCCGACCCCGGACGATGCGGCACTCTGGCACGATGGTGCCCTCTATCTCGCGGATCAGCGTCTGCTGCCCGACCGTGCGGAGTTCTTGCGACTGATGGATGCGAGTGCGGTCGCCGATGCGATTCGTGCGATGGTGGTGCGCGGCGCGCCGGCTATCGGTGTCGCCGCGGCTTACGGGGTTGCACTGGCAGGGCGGGACGCCTACGCGGCCGCAGGCGCCGATTGGCGAGCCGCGATCGAATCCGACCTTGAGCGTCTGGCCGCCTCGCGTCCGACCGCGGTCAACCTCTTCTGGGCGATCGATCGGATGCGCCGTCTGATCTTGAGTCTGGATGAACGTGATCCGTTCCCGGCCCTGGTGGACGAGGCGCTTTCGATCCACGCCGAGGATCGTGCCGCCAATCGGGTGATCGGCGATTTGGGTGCGGCGCTGATCGAGGCTCCGACCGACGTCATTACCCATTGCAACGCCGGGGCGATCGCCACGGGTGGCTACGGCACGGCGCTCGGTGTCATTCGCAGCGCCTATGCGGCCGGCAAGATCGGGAGCGTCTTCGCCGACGAGACGCGGCCCTGGATGCAAGGCGCACGACTCACCGCCTGGGAGCTGATGCACGACGGCATCCCGGTGACCCTGCAGGCGGACGGGGCGGCCGCGAGCTTGATGGCGGGGCGCTCTGTCGGTTGGGTCATCGTCGGATCGGATCGCATCGCCGCCAACGGTGATGTCGCAAACAAGATCGGGACCTACGGCCTCGCGATCCTCGCGAAACACCACGGGATCAAGTTCATGGTCGCGGCACCCACGTCCACCATCGACATGGAGATCGCGAGCGGTGACGAGATTCCGATCGAGGAGCGTAATCCGGACGAGCTGTTGAGCTGCGGCGAGCGGCGCCTCGCACCCGCCGGATGCGTCGCCCGCAATCCGGTGTTCGACGTGACCCCGGCTGACTTGGTCGACGCGATCGTGACCGAGCGCGGCGTGGTGCTTCGTCCGACCAAGGAAAAGATCCGGGCCTTGATGGGGGGCCGGGGGCTCTAA
- a CDS encoding TRZ/ATZ family hydrolase: protein MQAELLIHAQWVLPVDPRDRQLTDHAVAIADGRILAVLPSEEARRSVDAQRVIELPGHLLIPGLINAHTHATMVLMRGLADDLPLMTWLHEHIWPAEQRWVDPGFVADGTRLAVLEMLRGGITCYNDMYFHPEVTAQVTAEAGMRAVIGMIVVDFPTGYAANADEYITKGLALHEHYRDHPLIRVAFAPHSPYAVSDAPLQRVRALADELEVPIHIHLHETRDEILQSLRDHGERPISRLNRLGLLGPGLVCVHMTQLDEDEIALLADTGAHVVHCPESNLKLASGFCPVAKLLEAGINVAIGTDGAASNNDLNMLGEMRTAALLGKGVAGSASALPAATALRMATINGARALGVEDEIGSLEPGKSADLVALDLRDSHTQPLYHPISQLVYAASQQQVRHVWVRGRHLLRDGLPTGLDNGRIIAAAQAWGDRLGR, encoded by the coding sequence ATGCAAGCCGAGCTTCTGATCCATGCCCAGTGGGTACTGCCCGTTGATCCCCGAGATCGTCAGCTCACCGATCATGCGGTCGCGATCGCGGACGGGCGCATCCTCGCCGTGCTGCCCTCCGAAGAGGCGCGACGCAGTGTCGACGCCCAACGGGTGATCGAGCTACCCGGCCACCTGCTCATCCCGGGCCTGATCAATGCACACACTCACGCCACCATGGTGCTGATGCGGGGGCTCGCCGACGACCTGCCCCTCATGACCTGGCTGCATGAGCATATCTGGCCCGCAGAGCAGCGTTGGGTGGACCCCGGATTCGTCGCCGACGGGACCCGACTGGCTGTGCTCGAGATGTTGCGCGGCGGCATCACCTGCTACAACGACATGTATTTCCATCCCGAGGTAACGGCCCAGGTGACGGCTGAGGCCGGGATGCGTGCCGTCATCGGCATGATCGTCGTGGATTTCCCCACCGGGTATGCCGCGAATGCCGACGAATACATCACCAAGGGCCTCGCCCTGCATGAGCACTATCGGGACCATCCGTTGATCCGGGTCGCCTTCGCGCCGCATTCGCCCTACGCGGTATCGGACGCGCCGCTGCAACGCGTGCGTGCGCTGGCGGACGAACTGGAGGTTCCGATCCATATCCATCTCCACGAGACACGCGACGAGATCCTCCAGTCGCTGCGCGACCACGGAGAGCGGCCGATCTCGCGACTGAATCGACTCGGATTGCTCGGCCCGGGACTGGTGTGCGTACACATGACTCAGCTCGATGAGGACGAGATCGCGCTCTTGGCCGACACGGGCGCCCATGTCGTCCATTGTCCGGAATCGAATCTGAAGCTCGCGAGCGGGTTCTGCCCGGTCGCGAAGCTCTTGGAGGCAGGGATCAACGTCGCAATCGGCACCGATGGCGCAGCAAGCAACAACGACCTGAACATGCTCGGTGAGATGCGTACGGCTGCCCTGCTCGGCAAGGGCGTAGCAGGCTCGGCATCTGCGCTGCCGGCTGCGACCGCCTTGCGGATGGCGACCATCAACGGTGCCAGAGCACTCGGAGTGGAGGATGAGATCGGCTCGCTCGAGCCCGGAAAGTCGGCGGACTTGGTCGCACTGGATCTGCGCGACTCCCACACCCAACCCCTCTACCACCCGATCTCGCAGCTGGTCTATGCGGCCAGTCAGCAACAGGTGCGTCACGTCTGGGTACGGGGCCGCCATTTGCTCCGCGACGGCCTGCCCACCGGGCTGGACAACGGCCGGATTATCGCCGCCGCACAGGCTTGGGGGGATCGTCTCGGGCGCTAA
- a CDS encoding septal ring lytic transglycosylase RlpA family protein, which yields MIRQNIWLIPALAMLAFLPTTTLQANVTDGTASYYGDRFDGRRTASGVRFDKNALTAAHRTLEFGTRVSVTNKANGRSVEVVINDRGPFVRGRTIDLSKAAAREIGMLGRGVAPVRLEIVDSGGPSWPAGKTPALADAERVLMDLF from the coding sequence TTGATTCGACAGAACATCTGGTTGATCCCGGCGCTCGCAATGTTGGCGTTTCTTCCTACGACAACCCTTCAGGCCAATGTCACGGATGGTACGGCGTCTTACTATGGAGATCGTTTCGACGGCCGGCGCACCGCCAGCGGTGTCCGATTCGACAAGAATGCCTTGACCGCGGCTCATCGGACACTGGAGTTCGGCACGCGAGTGAGCGTTACGAACAAGGCGAACGGCCGATCCGTCGAGGTTGTCATCAACGATCGCGGCCCTTTCGTGAGAGGCCGCACGATCGATCTCTCGAAGGCGGCTGCCAGGGAGATCGGGATGTTGGGACGGGGCGTTGCCCCGGTGCGTCTTGAGATCGTCGACTCGGGAGGTCCCTCGTGGCCTGCCGGAAAGACCCCCGCGCTCGCCGATGCCGAACGGGTCCTGATGGATCTGTTCTAA
- a CDS encoding L,D-transpeptidase family protein: MRCRLMVLFGFLAVVSAPASTNELLRPTLDSIRDARTVAIEGVPLLSGRLLAEFYAQRGDVLVWVDPARISGLLDLAQQSGSEGFRPDDFHAESLRRLAPPGVLESLSGNARIAADLILSDALARYVHHHRYGKLDPVAVDSKWHDRSPASSEVLLAEMHRALGGKDLETSLSARFPRPFWYDDLKTALQRYTAQTSLVGLPPLPAGPNLAQGERHPRVAMLRERLARLDGAVVETPPDAALFDAALHEAVVSYQRRSGLAADGVVGPSTLAALNGHGDETKAEEIRINLERLRWLYQDLPEDYVFVDIAAFKVHLARGGSFVWSTRVIVGTPETQTPMFRDTMEHLVFNPTWTVPVSIQKKMGRVSSDYRLVDRRTGKQVGGGNAGDYKRYRLVQAPGPKNALGRVKFMFPNRHAIYLHDTPGKSAFGRQTRALSNGCVRVQDPLALAEAILDQPSWDRSGIDRVVERGRTRYVDLADRLPVLLYYLTAFADEQGKVGFRKDIYSRDEALRAAFSAPVLRTRISFPEPPAESPSPGKPERTPNVEPVNPPDKDSSVRLTRRDFTEGNGDKAGSGTHGSDPTASTLDRTEVRPTGLL, translated from the coding sequence ATGCGTTGCCGTTTGATGGTTCTGTTTGGGTTCTTGGCCGTCGTCTCTGCACCGGCATCCACGAATGAGCTACTGCGCCCGACGCTCGATTCGATCCGTGATGCGCGAACCGTCGCCATCGAAGGCGTGCCCTTGTTGTCCGGTCGTCTGCTGGCCGAATTCTACGCGCAGCGCGGAGATGTCTTGGTCTGGGTCGATCCGGCGCGAATTTCGGGCCTCTTGGACCTCGCGCAGCAAAGTGGCTCGGAAGGCTTCCGACCCGATGATTTCCATGCCGAGAGTCTCCGTCGACTCGCCCCTCCGGGTGTCCTCGAATCCTTGAGCGGTAACGCACGTATCGCCGCCGATCTCATCCTCAGCGATGCCTTGGCGCGTTATGTTCACCACCATCGTTACGGCAAGCTCGATCCGGTCGCCGTCGATTCGAAATGGCACGATCGATCTCCCGCGTCCAGCGAGGTCCTCTTAGCCGAGATGCACCGTGCGCTCGGCGGCAAGGATCTCGAAACGAGCTTGAGCGCTCGCTTTCCCCGTCCGTTCTGGTACGACGACCTAAAAACCGCGCTGCAGCGCTATACCGCTCAGACCTCTCTCGTGGGACTGCCGCCCCTGCCGGCCGGGCCGAATCTCGCCCAAGGAGAGCGGCATCCGCGCGTGGCGATGCTGCGTGAACGGCTCGCGCGCCTCGATGGCGCGGTGGTTGAGACGCCGCCCGATGCCGCTCTCTTCGACGCCGCACTTCACGAAGCCGTGGTGTCGTACCAGCGGCGATCGGGTCTCGCCGCCGATGGCGTCGTGGGTCCCTCGACCCTCGCTGCGCTTAACGGGCACGGTGATGAGACAAAGGCCGAGGAAATCCGGATTAACCTGGAGCGGTTGCGCTGGCTCTATCAGGATCTGCCCGAAGATTATGTTTTCGTGGATATCGCCGCGTTCAAGGTTCACCTTGCGCGCGGCGGGAGCTTCGTCTGGTCGACGCGCGTCATCGTCGGGACGCCCGAGACCCAAACACCGATGTTTCGCGACACCATGGAGCACTTGGTCTTCAATCCGACCTGGACGGTGCCCGTGTCCATCCAGAAGAAGATGGGTCGAGTCTCCAGCGACTATCGGTTGGTCGATCGCCGCACCGGGAAGCAGGTCGGCGGGGGGAATGCCGGCGATTATAAGCGTTATCGGCTTGTCCAGGCGCCGGGCCCGAAAAACGCCCTCGGCCGCGTCAAATTTATGTTCCCGAACCGCCATGCGATCTATCTCCACGACACGCCCGGAAAATCCGCTTTCGGGCGCCAAACACGCGCCTTGAGCAACGGCTGTGTCAGGGTGCAAGACCCGCTCGCGCTTGCGGAGGCGATTCTCGACCAGCCCAGCTGGGATCGGTCCGGAATCGATCGCGTGGTCGAGCGCGGACGGACGCGCTATGTCGACCTCGCGGACCGGTTGCCGGTGCTGCTCTACTATTTGACGGCGTTCGCCGACGAGCAGGGTAAGGTCGGCTTTCGAAAAGATATCTACAGCCGTGACGAGGCCTTGCGTGCTGCCTTCTCGGCGCCCGTCCTGCGCACGCGCATCAGCTTCCCTGAGCCTCCGGCCGAGAGTCCGAGCCCCGGGAAGCCCGAGCGAACACCGAATGTCGAGCCTGTGAACCCTCCCGATAAAGACTCCTCGGTTCGCCTCACCCGTCGGGATTTCACGGAAGGAAACGGTGACAAAGCTGGGTCCGGGACCCATGGCTCGGATCCTACCGCCTCGACCCTCGATCGCACCGAGGTGCGCCCTACAGGTCTTCTCTGA
- a CDS encoding SpoVR family protein has translation MTQNLISDSSEWSFPLLERFDREIGRLARDVYGLDTYANQIEVISSEQMIDAYSSVGLPINYPHWSFGKQFVATEQTYRRGQMGLAYEIVINSDPCIAYLMEENTLPMQALVIAHACYGHNSFFKGNYLFRTWTSADAIIDYLVFARRFIAECEERYGEAEVEMLLDSCHALMNHGVDRYKRPTPLTLAEEQRRQKDRAAYLQSMVNDLWRTLPTFDVDDGGEQDVRWPDEPQENLLYFIEKNAPLLEPWQREIVRIVRKLGQYFYPQRQTQVMNEGWATFWHYTLMNHLYDEGFVTDGFMMEFLQSHTGVVFQPTFDVPYYNGINPYALGFAMMRDIRRICEQPTDEDRHWFPDIAGGDWLKVLDFAMRNFKDESFVAQYLSPTVMRDLRLFAISDDDREEHLEVTAIHEEQGYRALRQSLAEQYNLGSREPNIQVFNVDRRGDRSMTLRHYRHNRRPLGDSVDEMLRHIRRLWGFTVRLETLDENGRTQLIGEC, from the coding sequence ATGACCCAAAACCTCATCTCGGACTCCTCCGAATGGTCGTTCCCCTTGCTCGAACGGTTCGACCGGGAGATCGGCCGCCTGGCCCGCGATGTCTACGGGTTGGATACCTATGCCAATCAGATCGAGGTCATCAGCTCTGAACAGATGATCGATGCCTATTCTTCGGTCGGTCTGCCGATCAATTATCCGCATTGGTCGTTTGGTAAACAATTCGTCGCGACCGAGCAGACGTATCGGCGCGGTCAGATGGGGCTGGCCTACGAGATCGTGATCAACTCCGATCCTTGTATCGCTTACCTCATGGAAGAAAACACCCTGCCGATGCAGGCGCTTGTCATCGCCCATGCCTGTTACGGCCACAATAGTTTCTTCAAGGGCAATTATCTCTTCCGTACCTGGACCAGCGCCGATGCAATCATCGATTACCTCGTTTTCGCCCGGCGATTCATCGCCGAATGCGAGGAACGCTACGGCGAAGCCGAGGTCGAGATGTTGCTCGACTCCTGTCATGCACTGATGAATCACGGCGTGGATCGTTACAAGCGACCGACGCCGCTGACGCTTGCCGAGGAACAGCGTCGCCAAAAGGACCGCGCGGCATATCTTCAGTCGATGGTCAATGATTTATGGCGGACGTTGCCGACCTTCGACGTCGACGACGGCGGGGAGCAGGATGTGCGCTGGCCGGATGAACCGCAGGAGAACCTGCTTTACTTCATCGAAAAAAACGCCCCGCTGCTCGAGCCGTGGCAGCGCGAAATTGTTCGGATCGTCCGCAAGCTGGGTCAGTACTTCTATCCGCAGCGCCAAACGCAGGTCATGAACGAGGGCTGGGCGACGTTCTGGCACTACACGCTCATGAATCACCTGTACGATGAAGGCTTCGTCACCGACGGATTCATGATGGAGTTCCTGCAGTCGCACACGGGAGTCGTCTTCCAGCCTACATTCGACGTACCTTATTACAACGGGATCAATCCCTACGCGCTCGGCTTTGCGATGATGCGCGATATCCGGAGGATCTGCGAGCAGCCGACCGACGAGGATCGTCACTGGTTTCCGGATATCGCGGGCGGGGACTGGCTGAAGGTATTGGACTTCGCCATGCGTAACTTCAAGGACGAAAGCTTTGTTGCGCAGTATCTCTCGCCGACCGTCATGCGCGATCTGCGGTTGTTTGCGATCTCCGACGACGATCGCGAGGAGCACCTGGAGGTCACGGCGATCCACGAGGAGCAGGGTTATCGGGCTTTGCGACAATCACTCGCGGAACAGTACAACCTCGGATCCCGCGAGCCGAACATTCAGGTGTTTAATGTCGACCGTCGTGGCGATCGCTCCATGACCTTGAGACACTATCGGCACAATCGTCGACCTCTGGGTGATTCTGTCGACGAGATGCTGCGCCACATCCGGCGATTGTGGGGTTTCACCGTTCGCTTGGAGACCTTGGACGAGAACGGCAGGACACAGTTGATCGGCGAATGTTGA
- a CDS encoding YeaH/YhbH family protein, which translates to MSHFIDRRLNGKNKSTVNRQRFLKRYKSQLKRSVADAVNKRSITDIDSGERVGIPSKDISEPVFHHGKGGVRDMVHPGNKDFIAGDRIRRPEGGGGDGSGQGKAGKGGKGDDDFVFELSREEFMDLLFDDLELPNLVRNQLMGTTEFKTVRAGYSTDGSPSNIDVVRSLKGAIARRTAIGAPLRARARELEEELQALLDGGIDETDLRVRELREEIDRLRTRIAALPFIDTFDLRYQSFTKLPEPTSKAVMVCIMDVSGSMDQVRKNLAKRFFILLYLFLQRNYDKIDVVFIRHHTIAQEVDEQEFFYSRETGGTVVSSALNLAYDILKERYDSSVWNIYAAQASDGDNWDSDSTVCRDLLVEKLMPMMRYFAYVEITPRQHQSLWYAYQEVRAMHRHFAMEEIDGAEDIFPVFRELFRRQEA; encoded by the coding sequence ATGTCACACTTCATCGACCGTCGACTGAACGGCAAGAACAAGAGCACGGTCAACAGACAGCGTTTCTTGAAGCGTTATAAGTCGCAGCTCAAGCGCTCGGTCGCCGATGCCGTCAACAAACGCAGCATCACCGACATCGACTCGGGCGAGCGCGTCGGGATTCCGTCCAAGGATATTTCCGAGCCGGTCTTTCATCACGGCAAGGGCGGAGTTCGGGACATGGTGCACCCAGGCAACAAAGACTTCATCGCCGGGGATCGGATCCGGCGTCCGGAGGGCGGGGGCGGGGATGGCTCGGGTCAAGGAAAGGCCGGCAAGGGCGGAAAAGGCGACGACGACTTCGTCTTCGAGCTGTCGCGCGAAGAGTTCATGGACCTCTTGTTCGACGACCTCGAGCTTCCCAATCTGGTGCGGAACCAGTTGATGGGAACGACCGAGTTCAAAACGGTCAGAGCCGGTTATTCAACCGACGGATCTCCTTCCAATATCGACGTCGTGCGCTCGCTCAAGGGGGCCATCGCCCGCCGGACGGCCATCGGCGCGCCCCTGCGCGCGCGTGCGCGCGAGCTCGAGGAGGAGCTTCAGGCCCTGCTCGACGGCGGCATCGACGAAACGGATCTCCGTGTGCGCGAGCTGCGCGAGGAGATCGATCGACTGCGCACGCGAATTGCGGCCTTGCCCTTTATCGACACCTTCGACCTGCGCTATCAAAGTTTTACGAAGCTTCCCGAGCCGACGAGCAAAGCGGTGATGGTCTGCATCATGGACGTCTCGGGCTCGATGGATCAGGTCCGCAAGAATCTTGCGAAGCGGTTCTTTATCCTGCTCTATCTGTTCCTTCAACGGAATTACGACAAGATCGACGTCGTCTTTATCCGCCATCATACGATTGCCCAAGAGGTCGATGAGCAGGAGTTCTTCTATTCTCGCGAGACCGGGGGCACGGTCGTGTCGAGTGCGTTGAATCTGGCGTACGATATTCTCAAAGAGCGCTACGATTCGTCGGTTTGGAACATCTATGCCGCGCAGGCCTCTGACGGAGATAATTGGGATTCCGATTCGACGGTCTGCCGTGATCTTCTGGTCGAGAAATTGATGCCGATGATGCGCTATTTCGCCTATGTCGAGATCACTCCGCGGCAGCATCAGAGCCTTTGGTACGCCTATCAAGAGGTCAGAGCCATGCACCGGCACTTCGCGATGGAGGAAATCGACGGTGCAGAGGACATCTTTCCCGTGTTTCGGGAGCTGTTCAGGAGGCAGGAGGCATGA
- a CDS encoding PrkA family serine protein kinase: protein MSIFERYQARYESSREEVMSLDEYLHLCKSDPSAYAGAAQRLLTAIGEPELVNTRDDPRLSRIFQNKMIRRYPAFSEFYGMEESIEHLVSYLKHAAQGLEEKKQILYLLGPVGGGKSSLAEKLKELMELRPFYAIHGSPVFESPLGLFSPEEDGPILEEDYGIPARYLRTIMSPWAVKRLQEYRGDITQFKVVKLYPSVLEQVAIAKTEPGDENNQDISSLVGKVDIRQLERFAQHDADAYSYSGALCRANQGVMEFVEMFKAPIKVLHPLLTATQEGNYNGTEGLSALPFQGIILAHSNESEWQSFRNNKNNEAFLDRVFIVKVPYCLRVNEETQIYEKLLYNSSLADAPCAPGTLSMMAQFSVLTRLKEPENSSIFSKMRVYNGENLKDTDPKAKSMQEYRDYAGVDEGMSGISTRFAFKILSQVFNFDHSEVAANPVHLLYVLERQITREQLPPETHERYLSFLKQYLAPRYAEFIGKELQTAYLESYAEYGQNIFDRYVTYADYWIQDQEYRDPDTGEMMNRSGLNEELEKIEKPAGISNPKDFRNEIVNFVLRARANNGGANPKWTSYEKLRVVIEKKMFSNTEELLPVISFNAKASVDEQKKHDQFVDRMTEKGYTPKQVRLLSEWYLRVRKSQ from the coding sequence ATGTCGATCTTCGAACGCTATCAGGCACGCTACGAGTCATCCCGCGAAGAGGTGATGAGCCTCGACGAGTACTTGCATCTGTGCAAGTCCGACCCGAGCGCCTATGCGGGGGCGGCGCAGCGGTTGCTGACGGCGATCGGCGAGCCGGAGCTCGTCAATACCCGCGACGATCCGAGGCTCAGTCGGATCTTTCAGAACAAGATGATTCGCCGCTATCCTGCGTTCTCCGAGTTTTACGGGATGGAGGAGTCGATCGAGCACCTGGTCTCGTACCTCAAGCACGCGGCTCAAGGACTCGAAGAAAAGAAACAGATCCTCTACCTCCTCGGGCCGGTCGGCGGGGGAAAGTCGTCTCTCGCCGAAAAGCTCAAGGAGCTGATGGAGCTGCGACCCTTCTACGCGATCCACGGTTCGCCCGTATTCGAGTCACCGCTCGGTTTGTTTTCGCCCGAAGAAGACGGCCCCATCCTCGAAGAGGACTACGGTATTCCGGCCCGTTATCTGCGAACGATCATGTCGCCGTGGGCGGTCAAACGGTTGCAGGAATACCGAGGCGACATCACGCAGTTCAAGGTCGTGAAGCTTTACCCGTCGGTCCTTGAGCAGGTCGCGATCGCGAAGACGGAGCCCGGTGACGAAAACAACCAGGACATCTCTTCGCTGGTCGGCAAGGTTGACATCAGGCAGTTGGAGCGCTTCGCCCAACACGACGCCGACGCCTACAGCTATTCCGGTGCACTGTGCCGCGCGAACCAGGGCGTGATGGAGTTCGTCGAGATGTTCAAGGCACCGATCAAGGTGCTGCATCCGCTGCTCACTGCGACCCAGGAAGGCAACTACAACGGAACCGAGGGGCTGTCCGCGCTGCCGTTCCAAGGCATCATCCTGGCACACTCCAACGAGTCGGAATGGCAGAGCTTCCGAAACAATAAGAACAACGAGGCCTTTCTCGACCGCGTCTTCATCGTCAAAGTCCCCTATTGCCTGCGTGTCAACGAAGAGACTCAGATCTACGAGAAGCTTCTCTACAACAGCTCGCTCGCAGATGCCCCTTGTGCGCCTGGAACCTTGTCGATGATGGCTCAGTTCTCCGTGCTGACGCGACTGAAAGAGCCGGAGAATTCGAGTATCTTTTCGAAGATGCGAGTCTACAACGGTGAGAACCTCAAGGACACCGATCCAAAAGCCAAGTCGATGCAGGAGTATCGGGACTATGCGGGGGTCGACGAAGGGATGTCGGGAATCTCGACCCGCTTTGCGTTCAAGATCCTCTCGCAGGTCTTTAACTTCGATCACAGCGAGGTTGCGGCCAATCCCGTTCATCTGTTGTACGTCCTCGAACGCCAGATCACGCGTGAGCAGCTGCCCCCGGAGACTCACGAACGCTACCTCAGCTTCTTGAAACAATACCTCGCTCCTCGATATGCGGAATTCATCGGCAAGGAGCTTCAAACGGCCTATCTAGAGTCCTATGCGGAATACGGCCAAAATATCTTCGATCGATACGTGACCTATGCGGACTACTGGATTCAGGACCAGGAGTATCGAGATCCGGATACGGGCGAGATGATGAATCGCAGCGGACTCAACGAGGAGCTGGAGAAGATCGAGAAGCCGGCGGGCATCTCCAACCCGAAGGATTTCCGAAACGAGATCGTAAACTTCGTTCTGCGAGCACGTGCCAACAACGGCGGTGCCAATCCGAAATGGACCAGTTACGAGAAGCTGCGTGTCGTCATCGAGAAGAAGATGTTCTCCAATACCGAGGAGCTGCTTCCGGTCATTTCATTCAACGCCAAGGCATCCGTCGACGAGCAGAAGAAGCATGATCAGTTTGTCGATCGTATGACCGAAAAGGGCTACACGCCGAAACAGGTCAGGCTTCTGTCGGAATGGTACCTGCGGGTTCGCAAATCGCAGTAG